One window of Mesoplodon densirostris isolate mMesDen1 chromosome 15, mMesDen1 primary haplotype, whole genome shotgun sequence genomic DNA carries:
- the SELPLG gene encoding P-selectin glycoprotein ligand 1: MWHLLAPLSEPCPPHSCGAMFLKLLLLLALLGPGSSLQLLETWEDGAEEAPGPLLVRGRREVDEDDSDIYDYDMQTDPPEMLNYSTEAPKLLPVMGTLEQRESAGPLTPEPITLEVATRDPAVLDAGGAATGNLSMELVIRVTLTKEPATVIPPVMKDPSTESAAVEALSTGPAGRVALATEPAATEALSTETLPTEPASTMAPATERTAMEALSTGALSTEPTATEALSTESTATEALTTEPTATETLSPEPLTTEPTATEALSTEPTATEALSTESTATEPLSTESTATGALFMEPTVIEALSTELAATAVLSMEPTTTGALPTDPATVKTLPTRPATTRGLTTALAVPSDPPKSTIVAVGNSSDKLIYKWKNGQSLFPRSSMAPSPTEGLLDPSSVKQCLLAILILALVATIFLVCTVVLAIRLSRKNHLYPVRNYSPTEMVCISSLLPEGGEGPPAMANGGLPKAKNQGLKAGSGEDREGDDLTLHSFLP, from the exons ATGTGGCATCTCCTTGCCCCTCTCtctgagccctgcccaccccactccTGTG GTGCCATGTTTCTGAAACTCCTACTGCTTCTGGCCCTGCTGGGCCCTGGCAGCAGCCTCCAGCTGTTGGAGACCTGGGAGGATGGAGCCGAGGAGGCCCCAGGCCCCCTGCTTGTCCGTGGCCGGAGAGAAGTGGATGAGGACGACTCCGACATATATGACTATGACATGCAGACGGACCCTCCAGAAATGCTTAACTATAGCACCGAGGCCCCCAAGCTTCTGCCTGTGATGGGAACATTGGAGCAGAGAGAGTCTGCAGGGCCTTTAACACCTGAGCCAATCACTCTGGAGGTGGCCACAAGGGACCCTGCTGTCCTGGATGCAGGAGGGGCAGCCACTGGGAATCTGAGCATGGAACTGGTCATACGGGTCACTCTGACCAAAGAACCAGCCACTGTAATCCCTCCCGTCATGAAGGATCCATCTACAGAATCAGCTGCAGTGGAGGCCCTGTCCACAGGGCCAGCAGGCAGAGTGGCACTGGCCACAGAACCTGCAGCCACAGAGGCTCTGTCCACAGAGACCCTGCCCACGGAGCCAGCAAGCACAATGGCACCAGCCACAGAACGCACAGCCATGGAGGCCCTGTCCACAGGGGCCCTGTCCACAGAACCCACTGCCACAGAGGCCCTATCCACAGAATCCACTGCCACGGAGGCCCTGACCACAGAACCCACTGCCACAGAGACCCTGTCCCCAGAGCCCCTAACCACAGAACCCACTGCCACAGAG GCCCTGTCCACAGAACCCACTGCCACGGAGGCTCTGTCCACAGAATCCACTGCCACGGAGCCCCTGTCCACAGAATCCACTGCCACAGGGGCCCTGTTCATGGAACCCACAGTCATAGAGGCTCTGTCCACTGAACTGGCCGCCACAGCAGTTCTTTCCATGGAGCCCACTACCACAGGGGCCCTGCCCACAGATCCAGCCACTGTGAAGACTCTGCCCACAAGACCTGCTACCACAAGGGGCCTAACCACAGCCCTTGCTGTGCCCTCTGATCCTCCCAAGAGCACCATTGTGGCAGTTGGCAATTCATCTGATAAATTGATCTACAAATGGAAAAATGGTCAGAGTCTTTTCCCCCGGAGCTCCATGGCCCCAAGCCCCACAGAGGGCCTGCTTGACCCCAGCTCGGTGAAGCAGTGTCTGCTGGCCATCCTCATCCTGGCCCTGGTGGCCACCATCTTCCTCGTATGCACCGTGGTGCTGGCCATCCGCCTGTCCCGCAAGAACCACCTGTACCCCGTGCGCAATTACTCCCCCACCGAGATGGTCTGCATCTCGTCCCTGCTGCCCGAGGGGGGCGAGGGGCCACCTGCCATGGCCAACGGGGGCCTGCCCAAGGCCAAGAACCAGGGCCTGAAGGCGGGGTCTGGGGAGGACCGCGAGGGGGATGACCTCACCCTGCACAGCTTCCTCCCTTAG